The proteins below come from a single Rosa rugosa chromosome 2, drRosRugo1.1, whole genome shotgun sequence genomic window:
- the LOC133732682 gene encoding vacuolar protein sorting-associated protein 2 homolog 2, with translation MNLNIFKKKTSPKEALRSSKRDMAVATRGIEREISSLQLEEKKLVAEIKKTAKTGNEAATKILARQLVRLRQQITNLQGSRAQIRGVATHTQALYASTSISTGMKGATKAMVAMNKEMQPAKQIKVIREFQKQSAQMDMTIEMMSESIDETLDKDEAEEETEELTNQVLDEIGVDIASQLSSAPKGKIGSRNGENVAPRNAANVVPKSSESPDVEDLEKRLASLRRI, from the exons ATGAACCTGAACATCTTCAAGAAGAAGACCTCCCCTAAAG AGGCTCTGAGGTCCAGCAAAAGAGACATGGCTGTTGCTACCAGAG GCATTGAACGCGAGATTTCGTCTCTTCAGTTGGAG GAAAAGAAACTGGTGGCAGAGATCAAGAAAACAGCTAAAACTGGAAATGAG GCTGCCACAAAAATCCTGGCTCGCCAACTTGTTAGGCTACGTCAACAGATTACCAACTTGCAAGGAAGCCGTGCCCAAATAAGAGGCGTAGCTACTCATACACAG GCATTATATGCAAGCACTTCAATTTCCACAGGCATGAAAGGTGCAACTAAAGCAATGGTGGCAATGAACAAG GAAATGcaacctgcaaaacaaattaaagtgATCAGAGAATTCCAGAAGCAGTCAGCACAAATGGACATGACG ATTGAAATGATGTCAGAGTCCATTGATGAGACCTTAGACAAAGATGAGGCTGAAGAGGAAACAGAGGAGCTCACTAACCAG GTTCTCGATGAGATTGGTGTTGATATTGCATCCCAG TTATCTTCAGCTCCAAAAGGCAAGATTGGATCAAGAAATGGTGAAAATGTTGCACCAAGGAACGCTGCAAATGTTGTTCCCAAGAG TTCTGAATCTCCTGATGTTGAGGATCTTGAGAAGAGATTGGCCTCTCTGCGACGCATATGA
- the LOC133728999 gene encoding beta-amyrin 28-monooxygenase-like, with the protein METLYLVLSLGAALFAFALFAFKSEDGKNLPPGSMGWPIVGETLEFLFGKPENFVFKRMKRYSPDIFKTKILGEKTAVICGPNGHKFLFTNEQKYFTAFRPHSMQKMFRSYKAAAAAAPAPKQPARDEEAKVLRSPGFLKPEALMRYLGKMDSITQEQMKVYWEGKNQVLAYPLAKTLTLSLACRFFLGIDEPERIARLVENFDDVTVGMHSLIVNFPGTIFHKATKAADAIRKELKTVIQEKKAAMASGAPMMDILTHMIVASDPSGQHMPEAEIADKMMGLLTAGYSTVATAMTFFMKYVGERPDIYAKVLAEQMEVAESKKPGQLLEWDDLNKMKYSWNVIYEVMRFTPPLQGTFREALTDFEYAGYTIPKGWKVYWTVSTTNMNPDYFPNPEKFDPSRYDDVSTFPPYTFVPFGGGPRMCPGKEYARLAILTFVHNVVKRFKWEVVFPKEKITGDMMPTPEKGLPIRLTRH; encoded by the exons ATGGAGACCCTTTACCTTGTTCTATCTTTAGGTGCTGCACTCTTCGCCTTTGCCCTCTTCGCATTCAAATCCGAAGATGGCAAGAACCTCCCACCAGGAAGCATGGGGTGGCCTATTGTGGGAGAAACTCTTGAGTTTCTTTTTGGCAAGCCGGAAAACTTTGTGTTCAAGAGGATGAAGAGGTACTCCCCTGACAtcttcaagaccaagattcttGGGGAGAAAACCGCTGTCATTTGTGGACCGAATGGACACAAATTTCTCTTCACCAATGAGCAAAAATACTTCACTGCATTTCGACCACACTCCATGCAGAAGATGTTCAGGTCATACAAGGCTGCTGCAGCTGCTGCTCCTGCTCCGAAACAGCCTGCTCGCGACGAAGAGGCGAAAGTACTAAGGTCACCGGGTTTTCTTAAGCCGGAAGCATTGATGAGGTACTTGGGGAAAATGGACTCGATCACGCAAGAACAAATGAAGGTCTACTGGGAAGGCAAGAACCAGGTCTTGGCTTACCCTCTGGCCAAGACTCTGACGCTGAGTCTTGCCTGTAGATTCTTCTTGGGGATTGATGAGCCGGAGAGGATCGCTAGGCTTGTGGAGAACTTTGATGATGTGACTGTGGGGATGCACTCGCTTATTGTGAACTTCCCGGGAACCATTTTCCACAAGGCAACAAAAGCAGCTGATGCAATCAGGAAGGAGTTGAAGACTGTGATTCAGGAGAAGAAGGCTGCAATGGCATCAGGAGCTCCCATGATGGATATTCTGACACATATGATTGTGGCTAGTGATCCATCTGGGCAACACATGCCTGAGGCTGAGATTGCTGATAAGATGATGGGTTTATTGACTGCTGGGTATAGTACTGTGGCTACTGCCATGACTTTCTTCATGAAATATGTAGGAGAGAGGCCTGATATCTATGCCAAGGTCCTAGCAG AACAAATGGAGGTGGCAGAGTCAAAGAAGCCAGGACAACTTTTGGAATGGGATGACTTGAACAAGATGAAGTACTCCTGGAATGTCATATATGAGGTGATGAGGTTCACCCCGCCACTTCAGGGAACATTCCGAGAGGCCTTGACGGATTTTGAATATGCCGGTTACACCATTCCTAAGGGCTGGAAG GTGTATTGGACTGTTAGCACAACAAACATGAACCCGGACTACTTCCCCAACCCGGAAAAGTTCGACCCCTCGAGATACGATGATGTAAGCACATTCCCACCATACACATTTGTTCCATTTGGAGGAGGACCAAGAATGTGCCCTGGAAAAGAGTACGCTAGGCTTGCAATACTCACTTTTGTTCACAATGTGGTCAAGAGGTTCAAGTGGGAAGTGGTATTTCCCAAAGAAAAGATCACGGGTGATATGATGCCAACACCAGAAAAAGGACTTCCCATTCGTCTTACACGTCACTAG